A region from the Longimicrobiaceae bacterium genome encodes:
- a CDS encoding ABC transporter ATP-binding protein: MSRPTHSDPGADAHAVATDGLSKRYGRETALDRVDLRVPEGAVYVLVGANGAGKSTTLKVLMNLERPDAGTARVFGLDTGGRGPEVRAQVGYVPEHHAHGYGWMTCARMIQQVAAYYPAWDGAYADRLSRAFGLRLDRKVGALSKGETRRLQLLLALAHRPPLLLLDEPTDGLDPVVRRRTLALLAEHLADTPTTVLVSTHQIYEVESLADHVGVLRDGRLVAQMARDELHRRVRRYRVEVPEGWKAPPELHVADLRRSRAGREVQCTLVGEEREVAERLALAGAQVREVTPLGLEDAALAFLSEEVPA, translated from the coding sequence ATGAGCCGCCCGACCCACTCTGATCCCGGGGCCGACGCACACGCGGTGGCGACCGACGGGCTGTCCAAGCGATACGGTCGCGAAACGGCGCTCGACCGGGTCGACCTCCGGGTTCCCGAAGGAGCGGTGTACGTCCTGGTGGGCGCCAACGGCGCGGGGAAGAGCACCACGCTCAAGGTGCTGATGAACCTGGAGCGGCCGGACGCCGGCACCGCGCGGGTTTTCGGGCTGGACACCGGCGGGCGCGGGCCGGAGGTGCGGGCGCAGGTGGGGTACGTCCCGGAGCACCACGCCCACGGCTACGGCTGGATGACGTGTGCCCGCATGATCCAGCAGGTGGCGGCCTACTACCCGGCGTGGGACGGCGCGTATGCCGACCGTCTGAGCCGCGCCTTCGGCCTCCGGCTCGACCGGAAGGTGGGCGCCCTTTCCAAGGGTGAGACCCGGCGGCTGCAGCTGTTGCTGGCGCTGGCGCATCGCCCTCCCCTCCTGCTCCTGGACGAGCCCACCGACGGCCTCGATCCGGTGGTGCGCAGGCGGACGCTGGCCCTCCTGGCCGAGCACCTGGCCGACACTCCGACCACCGTCCTGGTGTCGACGCACCAGATCTACGAGGTGGAGAGCCTGGCGGACCACGTGGGGGTGCTCCGGGACGGGCGGCTGGTCGCGCAGATGGCGCGGGACGAGCTCCACCGCAGGGTTCGGCGCTACCGGGTCGAGGTGCCGGAGGGATGGAAGGCGCCGCCCGAGCTTCACGTGGCGGACCTGCGGCGCTCCCGCGCCGGCCGCGAGGTCCAGTGCACGCTGGTGGGCGAGGAGCGGGAGGTGGCCGAGCGCCTCGCCCTCGCCGGAGCGCAGGTGCGCGAGGTGACGCCGCTGGGGCTGGAGGACGCGGCCCTCGCCTTTCTTTCCGAGGAGGTGCCGGCATGA